TCATCACTAACATTCAGCTCACTCGAGGAGGCCGTTCATTGGTCGTTCACTTCCAGGAACGGCTCCCTGCCGATGAGTCGATGGTCGCAGCGCTCCATTCGAGTGATCCTGAGTGGCGTACATACCCACCAGCGGGAATGCCGGATTTCCCACGGATGGACGTCGAACCTGGTGAAAAACCGGATTGGAGGGTCTCCCATTGGGAACCCGAGCGTGTCACGCCACCGCCTCTCGAGGACGTCACCGACCTCACAGTCCACCGCGTTTGTGGACGAGGGAGTCGGCAACTCGTCAATCACCTTCTTATCGGTGGTCCGGACGGCCGCATCGACCACCGCCTCGGCGGTGTCGCGAAATGGAAGGCCGGATTCATCGCTACCCACGAGGGGCATCCGTACTCAGTGGCGGTACTCGCACAGCCGTACACATACAGTTACGACGGGGCTCGTGAAGAGCTGTATGTTACACGGCTTGCGAATCACCCGAATCGCCCACCGAATACGTCGAGTTGGATGCTTGCGCGTCTTCGAGACTGGGTACGTGAGAATACCGACCGAAAGCGGCTCGTCGCGATCGCCGGCGTCGACGACAACACTGGAGTCTGCTACCGAGCCGCTGGGTTCGAACTCGATCGGATCAAACCCGTCTCGAGTACTGATTGGGAGAACCGTGAAGGACGTACTGTGCCCCGTCGCGACGAGTGGACTAAACGAAGGTACATCTCATCAGTATAACATCTAATTAGTCAGGCGAACCGTTTCAGCGAGGATTTAGAGATATCTCCGAATCGAGAATCCTCCATTACGATATCAAGGATAGCCTCAGGATTGTGGAGTAACCGATGAGAGTTGTGGCGGCCACCGCCTTTTCCCATATTTACCTCCTTAGTTTCGATTACCTGGCTGAGCTGCATCTCATCAAGAATATCCCGGAACCGCCGTATCCCAATCGTGTCCATATCTATCGCGTTAGTGATCTGCTGGTACGCATCGTAGAGTTCACCTGTGATGATGTAATCATCACGCGAGTAAAGTGACTTAGCAGCGATCGAGAGACAAGCCGCTTTCATTTGAGTGGGGGTTCCCTGGAGGAAGTCGCGGAATCGATCCTTTTCAAGTGCGTCTTGGGCTCTTCGCACGTGGTCTTCTTCGACCATGTCAGCTCCCTCACGATCGGCTAGCTCTCCTGCGGTCCTGAATAACCGCATTGCTTTCCGTGCATCTCCGTGTTCCTGGGCTGAGAAAGCCGCGACAAGAGGAATGACCTCATCAGTAAGAACACCATCACGAAATGCGTCATCACGCCCGCGAAGAATCTCTTGAATCTGATTTGCATTATATGGGTCGAAATTGAGTTCTTGAGTCTGGAAGGCACTCTTGGTGCGTGGGTTCAACTCGTCGAAGAAGTTGATTTGATTGCTTATTGCTATAATTCCGATTTGACACGACGTATCATTTGATTCGACTGCCTTCGCGAGACTCATCAGAACGTGGTCGCTCTTGAGAAGGTCGACTTCGTCGAGAATGATGATAGCCGAATCGTAGTGATCGAGAATCTGCCAGAGGCGTTTGTAGAACTTGTCTTTCGGTAGCCCGGTATCGGGCATTTTCACGACGTCCTCATCCTCGTCATAGATATCCTCGTCGTTCAGCTGTTGGCCGATTGTCGAGATGACTTGGACTTCAGTTGAGGATTTCGAGCAGTCTAGATACGTATGGCCTATTCGGATATCATCAACTGCCGCATTGACAGCTCGACGAGTGACGTATCGGGAGACAAGAGATTTTCCCGTTCCTGTTTTCCCAGTAATTGAGATGTGATTTGGGGCACCACCATAGACAGCGTCGTTCAGACAGCTGCTGATAGTGGAAATATAATCGTCACGTCCGACAATTCGATCGCCATCAGGTACCCAACCGACACGGACCATCTCCTTATTTTGGAAAACTCCCTTCCGTTTAGAAAAGAGCGGGTCGTCAACCTTGAATTGTTGACCGTCCCCGTCGCTTGATGGCGGTTTTCCATTCTCGTCTGGACTCCCCTTCGGTTCCGATGTTTGGACGCGAGATTGGTCGTCTTGACCGTCTGAAGACGTAGAATCCAAATCTCGACTTTCATCGGAAGTCGAGGTGCCGTTTGACATAGAGGCACCGACGAAACCCGATTACTTAAAAGTATTCCCACCTCGACTTCCGACGTAAATCTACCACGAAAGAAGGTCTACTGGAAGGACTATCTCGATTTTCGAACAATCACGGAACCCAACACACACACCCCTTCGGTTCCGTCGTTACCGATGAACGTGTACCCCCCACGGGAAGGATACGTACAATCGCGGTTTAGTGGATAGAACGCGTCTCTACGGCGTTTCTGGACGTTCCACCCCGTTACTGATTTTCATCTCGAACCTACCAGTCGCTCCGCTTCCTCCTCTCTAGTATTTCGTCCCGCGGAGTTATTCAAGCTGTATTGTAATAAAGCTAGGGTTAACTAACTCAACTTTTACATATTCTTATCGTGGGACAGAATACAGACGGCTTCTGCTATTCTCAGTCTAGTTACCGCTTTTCACGGCCGCTAACGTCGGAACCGGTGGGGTGTGTCTGGTCATCGTGATCTTGAGCTGCGTTGCCCTTGTCTATCTAACGACGGAACCGAAGGGGTGTGGGTCCGTCATCGAGTAGTGATAGGATTTTCCCGAGACCAATTCTCGTCTCTCATCTGTCCGTGGTATCCTAAAGTATTCATTCTTGACGAGGGTTCTGGAGCTATTCTTCCGTCTTTTGGTTCCACTCATCCCGCTCTTACTTTCATCTAAAGAGAGTAAATTCGCACGCTAACGCCGGAACTGGTGGGGTGTCCCCTCCCGAGATCTGGAGACTTCATACGATTTGTCCCTCGTTTACGACGGAAGTCTAGGGGTGACCCCATTGCGATAACGCCGGAACCGGTGGGGTGATTTTCGCCTCTCCTTACGCCGGAACTGGTGGGGTGTCCCCTCTCTGGATTTTTCCCTCCCCATGTTGAACTGAGGCGATTCGTCGATGGCTTCCATCCCTGACCCGAGTACATACGAACCAATCACCGAGCATCTCGATGAAGTCCACAAGAAAACGGGCCTTCGCACATACGACATCTTCACGAACTGGCTAAACTTCATCGTCACCGCTCTTAGTCGAAACGACGACGACTACCTTGAACTCGTTCACGACCTCACAGATCGTCTCCACGATGACGACGATCTCACCAGAGATGTTCTCGAGACCTATGGGACTGCACTCGGAGCCCTCGTCAATACAATGGAAGAAACGACCGTTCCGGGATACCCGCACTCGGCGGAACTCCTCGGTGGGATTTACGAATACTACGGAGCTAACAGTGATGCCTTCGGCCAGCACTTCACATCCCAGAATATCGCCATCGCGAAGGCTCAGATGCTCTTCAGCACCCCCGAAGGCATTCGTGATGCCTCTCAGGAGGACCCTATCACGATCAGCGATCCGGCGTGCGGGAGTGGTCGACTCCCGTTCCACGCTGTCCAGCAGCTCCGTCACATCTCACCTAACACGCCCACCGTTGTCGTTGCACGCGACATCGACAAGACGTGCGCTCATATGGCCGTCATCAACTTTGCACTCCACGCCATCCCCGCGTACGTCGTCCACGGAAACTCCCTCACCTACGAGACGTGGCACGTATGGCGAGTAAACCATCCCACGCGAATCCTTACCGACTCAACCGTCAACGGGGCTATCACTGAACTCGACCCTGACAACGCACCCATCATAACGAGCTTTGAGAAGGCCGATGGCTCCGCTCAGGACGACACCAACAACGATAGCGACCTCTCCGAAGGAAACGTTGAGGACGCCGTCACGATTGATGATCCCGATACCATCGAGAACGTCACGCTTGACGCCTTCAGCGAATAACTATCTGTATTCCACACTCCACAATGTCCGTTGTTCTCCAATCCGAGGCGAACCGGCGTCAAGCCCTTCGAGAACTTTTCCAGGCCCTTGAGGACCATACGCCGCCTCCACGAGGTCTCGCACAAACCGAGTCTGGCGTCGTAGCTGCAATCGGGCCCGCACCGATGACCACCCGTGCGTGGTTCCTCGAGCGAAACCCTCATCTCAAGGCCAGCGAAGAAACCACCGAAGCGCAGGTCTACCGAGCGTACTGTTTCGGCCCGACTCACATCCGAAAACCAACTACGGATCCCCGCGATCACGTCCAAGGGAACTTCGTAGACGATCAGCTGGTCACCTGTCAAGTGTTCGTCCTCGACCTTCCTGCTACCCACTTCGAAAATTGCACGAGATTGGACGCCATCCTCCGGATCGCCAGCGAGCAATTCTCTCCTATCATCCGTGACGGGCGACGTGTCCTTGAGAAGACGATTGTTGGCTCCGCTCGAGACGTCCACACACTCTATCAGCGCACTCGATATCAACCAGCTTGCGACCCATCGACGAATATGTGAACAACACTGCTACCTCGATAGGAACGACGACTACACGCTCACTCGCGTCGACGACCAGCCCGATCCCGCTGCTCGCTCGTAACATCACGGAGTTCACACGATGCCATCGAATTCCCAATCCCAGCTTGATGCGTTCACGACGACCGAGGAATCGACACCCGATCGCTCAGCAAGTACTCCCGCAGCCGCGTCGACGACTGACAAGTCTGATACGACCCAATCCACGGTGGAAACGCCGCTGGACGACTTCTACGAGGTGGTCCGCGCGTCCTTCGAGGAGACATCCCCCTCGGCGCTCTTGGATGTCGACCAGGTCATGGCACTCACCCCCGACCGTGACGTCTTCAGTACGTCCGATCTTCCCGACGGCCTCGAGGTCACCCCGACTCGTGTCGGCCAGTGGGAACTCGACTATCACGACGACACAACCGTCACCTACCGAGCCTCGGGACGCGTCTTCGACGAACGATGGGGAGAAGGCGGGTCGATCGTCCGTCACCGCGTCTACTTGAACGACTCCGGAGCGAACCGCGACGGGATGTGGCACTATATGACCGAACTCGTGACCGGCTACGGGAACCCCTCACAGGTTCGGAAGGCAGACACCAGCGATAAGGCGCGACTCTCCGGGATACGCGGCCACAGCGTCCAGAACAACGACGGCGACTACGGCGTCTCCGGAGGGACGAACGCACGCTTTGAAGACATCAAGACCGCAGTCGCGACGGTCGTTGCCCAACTCCATACAGAGCCCTCCACAATCCGAACGCACCTCCCCGACACCGACGAACAGGAATGGACGCTCACCAAATACGGCCTCAGAACGGCTACTTACGAGCGGCTGGCACCAAACGAGACAGATTACGACTACTTGCGTCTCACCGCGACGCAGGATCGCGTCTACCTTAAGGGGGCCAAGGAGAATGAGCCATCAGCTCACCACGACCGCGTGCCTGTCCCCATACCTGATTCGATCCCGCCCGCCTGTGCGACTCAGACCGAGCGAGCGACCACCGTTGTTGCCTCCTCGCTTTCCCCGCTGCTCATCGAGCCTATCCTCAAACAGCCAGTCGAGGAGGTTCTTGAAGCCATCGCGCTTCCACAGTGAGGATGAGACATTATCACCCCCCGGAATAGTCTTTTTGTCGGACGAAGAAGATGGAGCTACGGCTCCAGAGATGCATCGACGTGGTCATTACGGACTCGCTCTTCTCGTCTTCTCATCGCTAGCGTTTTTCCTTACCGTTAGTCACGCATCTGGAGAAGCCCTCGTAGGAATTCTCATCGTCGCCGGCGTGGCACCGATCCCTGATATCGACCAGCGTATCCCCTTCGTTTCGCACCGGGGCATCACGCACACCGTCTGGTTCATTATCGTCGCGTCCACGATCGCTACGGCCGTGACGTGGGCCGCGGCGCTTCAGGGAACACATACAGTAAACGGGACGCTGTCAACAGCAAGCGCTCCATCTCTCGTTCTTCCTGCACTCGGCGTCGGTTTTCTCGTCGCGCTGGGGCTCACGACGCACCTCCTCGGTGACGTGATCACGCCGATGGGGATCAAACCGTTCGCGCCCGTGGACGACACGGAGTACACGTGGAAGCTTACGACGTCAGCGAACAGCACGGCAAACAACGCCCTCTTCGTCGCTGGACTCGGTGCCACAGGAGCGGCCATCTATATCCCGCAGGTCCTCGCGACGATTGGCGCGTAACCGTGGCTCTAACGCGCTTATCGAGCAGTCTGTCTCTAATAGTTACCCCACGAGAAGGGGAGGACCGCCCCCAACGTGGGGTAACTCGGATAGATCATCGAGCGAATTTCTATCTCCCCTCTGTTGATGGAGGAATTCACGTATGGGTAGTCTTTCCCGACACCGCGCAGAGCAACGCTTCCGCAAGGCTCTCGACCAGCGACTTCCAGATACGTCGAATCCGACCGGGACGCGTTCCGCCTACGAAGAAGCCACCGAGGAACTCCTCGGGATCGCCGTCGACACCAACGAACTCAACAAGGCAGCTTGCCACCTCGTGACGGTTCCCGACGCGATCGACTTCCCCGACTGACAGCACACATATGTCTGAATCCGACCTGACCGACGACCGATGGATCGACGCTCACAGTGTAACCTGCGCCATCTGTGGTGGGCTCGCTGACGAACGCGAAACGAAGAACCTCTATGAAGATGACGACACCCACCTCGAGGGCGAGACACACTGGGATTGCTGGGAAACCCACGAATGCCTCGAGGGTGGCTGGCTGATTCGCGACCC
This genomic window from Natronomonas marina contains:
- a CDS encoding Cdc6/Cdc18 family protein gives rise to the protein MSNGTSTSDESRDLDSTSSDGQDDQSRVQTSEPKGSPDENGKPPSSDGDGQQFKVDDPLFSKRKGVFQNKEMVRVGWVPDGDRIVGRDDYISTISSCLNDAVYGGAPNHISITGKTGTGKSLVSRYVTRRAVNAAVDDIRIGHTYLDCSKSSTEVQVISTIGQQLNDEDIYDEDEDVVKMPDTGLPKDKFYKRLWQILDHYDSAIIILDEVDLLKSDHVLMSLAKAVESNDTSCQIGIIAISNQINFFDELNPRTKSAFQTQELNFDPYNANQIQEILRGRDDAFRDGVLTDEVIPLVAAFSAQEHGDARKAMRLFRTAGELADREGADMVEEDHVRRAQDALEKDRFRDFLQGTPTQMKAACLSIAAKSLYSRDDYIITGELYDAYQQITNAIDMDTIGIRRFRDILDEMQLSQVIETKEVNMGKGGGRHNSHRLLHNPEAILDIVMEDSRFGDISKSSLKRFA
- a CDS encoding N-6 DNA methylase codes for the protein MASIPDPSTYEPITEHLDEVHKKTGLRTYDIFTNWLNFIVTALSRNDDDYLELVHDLTDRLHDDDDLTRDVLETYGTALGALVNTMEETTVPGYPHSAELLGGIYEYYGANSDAFGQHFTSQNIAIAKAQMLFSTPEGIRDASQEDPITISDPACGSGRLPFHAVQQLRHISPNTPTVVVARDIDKTCAHMAVINFALHAIPAYVVHGNSLTYETWHVWRVNHPTRILTDSTVNGAITELDPDNAPIITSFEKADGSAQDDTNNDSDLSEGNVEDAVTIDDPDTIENVTLDAFSE
- a CDS encoding metal-dependent hydrolase produces the protein MHRRGHYGLALLVFSSLAFFLTVSHASGEALVGILIVAGVAPIPDIDQRIPFVSHRGITHTVWFIIVASTIATAVTWAAALQGTHTVNGTLSTASAPSLVLPALGVGFLVALGLTTHLLGDVITPMGIKPFAPVDDTEYTWKLTTSANSTANNALFVAGLGATGAAIYIPQVLATIGA